ACATCCTACCGCTGAGGATAGGGTCGCGCCGAAAATACCCAGCGTGATGAGTATTTCTGAACGTGCAGCATAAGAGACGGCAAAATTGTTTTCAAGCAAAACGTCACGGGGACAGGAAGCCGCTAAGGAGACCGCCATAGCCAGATAAACGAGGGTCGTTAAGATAACGGCGCTCAGTGTTCCCAAAGGGATGGCTCTGCTCGGGTTTTTCAGATCACCGGAAAGATTAGCGCCCGCTGTCATGCCTGATACGGCTGGAAAGAAAAGGGCGAACATGACGATAAAATGCCGGTAATCGCTCGTAACAGCGGCAAGATTGTTTTGTAATTGGGAGTTGTCCCAAAGAGTCAATGCGCCCCAAAAGAAGGAAATTAACGACAGAACCACCAGAACGAGAAAAAGATATTGTACGTGCATGGTCCATTTAGCGCCGATAAAAACGCTGATAAAGAGCAGTGCATTGACTACGGTGGCAACGAGTACCAATTGATGGGAGGACAGTCCGAAAGCCCGTACAAAAGCTTCTGAAAAACCGACAATGTACAAGGCGACAGCGATGGCTTGCGCACAATAAAAAACGATACCCAATGTTGCACCAAATTGTGCGCCTAGGGTTCTGCTTACGAGAAAATAGGGGCCGCCCCCTTTCACACGGGTATTGGTGGCAATGGCAGACAAAGAAAGACTGGTGATGAAGGAGATGGACGCCGCCGCAAGAATGATCACGATAGACTGAACAATACCCATGCGTCCCACCACGAGGCTCAGCCGCAAATACATGATCGCCCCGAAAATAGTCAGTATACAGGGTATAAAAACGCCGCGGAAAGTGGAAAAGGCATTACCGGGGTTCTGATGTTTGTCTAGCGAAAGGGACAAAACAATTCTCCTCATCAAATCCCTAACATTTTCAAACAAGAATTTATTCTATTAAAAGAGGGATGCGAAGTCGATTGCAAAAACAGGTATTGTATCACGGAATTCTAAATGCCACGGAAATTCTGTGTTTTTGCTCAGTAACGCCGGACTATACAAGCATAAAAAAGCTCGGTTAAAGAGGCTATTAGGATGGGA
The Candidatus Hydrogenedentota bacterium DNA segment above includes these coding regions:
- a CDS encoding amino acid permease yields the protein MSLSLDKHQNPGNAFSTFRGVFIPCILTIFGAIMYLRLSLVVGRMGIVQSIVIILAAASISFITSLSLSAIATNTRVKGGGPYFLVSRTLGAQFGATLGIVFYCAQAIAVALYIVGFSEAFVRAFGLSSHQLVLVATVVNALLFISVFIGAKWTMHVQYLFLVLVVLSLISFFWGALTLWDNSQLQNNLAAVTSDYRHFIVMFALFFPAVSGMTAGANLSGDLKNPSRAIPLGTLSAVILTTLVYLAMAVSLAASCPRDVLLENNFAVSYAARSEILITLGIFGATLSSAVGC